The stretch of DNA CAGCgtgacattttctgttgttcCTCCGCAGTGGTTTTATACAACGACACATTCCTGTATGTTTTTGTTACTGGGCAAATGATTAGAcatgtgtttgtgattttaatCTTAGCACAATAATAGGACAAAACTCTAATAGTGGAAGTGAAACACATATGCTCGCTGGAGGGACGCACCTTTACTAAGACTCCATAGTTGTGAAAATTGGCAGTCAGAGGCTCTTGGGTCAAGGCCCTCATGACCTCAGTGGGAAAATCCTGAAACATCCTGCTAGAATAAGCCTCTGCAAGACAGGAGGAGAATATTGTTACCATGTTACCAAGTTACCATGTAAATGATGCAGGGAGCCACATTTACTATACAAATGCAGAGATGATGTATTAGTAATAGCAGAGGCACTGATTGCTCTGATTGCTGAACTTGGATCCACTGACACCAAGTGGTAGAATCATACACATGCAGTTTTCCTGAGACGTTTCAATAACCTACTGTACAATACACTTTTCTTGACAAAAAGTTACAAAATGTtgtcaaacagacagaaagaaaaaaagttttcagaagGATTGCAAATTGCTTTTTAAGCTCTTGTTACCAACAGCCAATAATAAGTCCCATGTAACAACATAAGCAAGAAAAGCAATACTGCAGTAAATGTAATCTAAATCTAATTAATAAGATGTCTGAATAAACAAAAGGAACAAAGAGAATACTgctaatgcaaaataaaaacatactggcaaacaatattaaaaatcttttttttttttaaaaaaaaagagcaaaaataacatctttcagaataaaaaaagaaacatggacACACTGATATCTGATATTCAAAAGCAGGCAGAGAATGACCCGATACATCAGTAAACCGATAAATCAGTCTAAACCTAATACAGTGTAAGTGCGTCAGGAATAATTCAGTGGGCCATACGGCTGAAAACATCCTGGCTCAGCTCACCTTCAGTCAGGTTGAGGGGCAGAGAGATGTTCTCAGCTGTGGTGTTTGTCATCAGACTTTCACCAGCCACCAGGACAGTCAGGATCTGCATGCCCATGCATGTGCCCCAGATGGGGAAGAAGTCCCCTGCATTGTTGGcctgagacacacatacagcagcacAAGGCTTCAGGCCACTGTTTCTATCATTAGTTTCATTCAGTGACACTCAGAGGTCTAAACATTGACAACAAGTGACATCTAACTCTGAAATGTACTTGTCATAGGCAGCGTGGCAGCTTTTATTATGCCATGTCAGTATTaagacaaacacatttcagaggctccaaaaacagaaaacaaacaaggaatAAAAGGGTAAAGCAGAGTGTCACAACTCTTCAAAAAGAAAccatgagaaaaatattctgCTGTACGAACCGTGACGGCGAGCTTGTAAAAGATCTTTGCCACCCTGGCGTAGTCTGACTTCTCTAAATCGACGGATCCCCCGATGAAGAGCAGGCTAGACAGAGATCACACAGTTAGGAGAGGACAGTGACAGATTCGTGTCATGTCATCAAGCATCTCAGCCTCTGACTGAAAACAGTTGgtattcatatttattcaaGACTTAAATGTAACTCTTCTCTATTTGTGCCATTATGTGAACGACTGAGATGGcctatttcattttttactgttttatatatttatattatcttTTACTTTAGAAGTCAGTCAGCTCACCCATTTATTGACCGGAAGATTTTTTCATACTCTGCAGTGGTGTGAGTCAATCTGTGGGGAGAAGCGTGATAACACTTGTTTACCATACAGCGATAAGACTTGGCTTTTCACTAAACCACCAGTCACATGAGCAGGAAAGTTAATTTTGGCTACAGGAAATACTTTTTGTTTCAACTACACAGCAGGTGTAAGCTGCAGCAATGCAACGGGAGGGCAAACTATGGCCTCCAGTGGTGGCCATCCTAAAAATGAAACAaccacaaatgcaaacaaatatcAATTCTAATTTCAGAAACACATGGATGTATGATTTGTTCTTTAAAATATCACATTCTCAGATCAGTCTAATGGTATTTTCGAGTGGGTAAAATCACTTTAGCTTGGTCTTTTCCCCATTAGATCCCTGAGTGCTATGTTTAGcaacctgcacacacaaccTGGGGGGCTACAGCTCAAATCTGAGTCATGCTCCAGCTTTCTTGATTCAGCACTGAGAGCCCAAGCTTACCGGATTGGCAGCACTCTGCTTCCACCTGACTCAATGTACTTAACATAGGCGGAGGGTATGTAGGTCTTCCCAAATGGCTTCATGACTTCATCTACAACCATCTGAGTCAAAACACctgaggaaaacacagcaacatgaaTAAAGCAACAGGGCAAGTAAAAGCAAACAAGCATGCAGCAAAGCAGGTAAATCTAAAGTGAACCAAGATAAACAGAGTGAtaatccatctttttttttttttttttattgttttctttattctattttgattaattgcatTAGTCTTTATCTCTGGCTTTTATGGTGTTGTGTGTAAGGTGATGTCTGTCTGATtccaataaaaagaaaaagtcagatACCCAGTATTTACTCTTCACTTACCGATGACTGGTCTCTGGTTTGCAGCCTCTGGGTTGGACCTCGTCGGCAACGCATTgctgcaacaacacacaaaaactaaACACGCATATGCGGCGAATCCCTTGCTGGACATTTTCACGTCTCCTGCAGTGCACAGAGGAGACTTTGAGCCAAATCACAGCTTATAAAGAGCATGAGGCGTTTAGGAAGTGCCCGCAAACGGAAGACGCCGCAGGATACAAGTCTGTACAGGGAAGTCAGGAATGTCCAGATTTGCATGTGGTGAGTCCTGTACTATACACTCTGGTCTGACGAGCTGACAGCTGCGGTTAAATGTGATTATTCTACTGATTGCATGTACTTTTTGGTAAAAATTTGACTGTTTCGCACGTGGGAAAACTATTCAGCTCCGCTCCTGGGTCAGGTTGCATGTTGCAATTTATTAAAGGCCATAAAAGTCATGTGACAGGGCGAAACTCAAACGCAAacgcagcattttttttctgctttccatAGCAAGTGTAAAATTCAGTCATGCAGACATGCCGGGTGGTTGGGGGGACAACcgcagaagaggaggaaaatttgacaaaaaaatgcatatacaaataataatgataaaaaaacaaacaaacaaaaaaaaacatttaaggcATAAATTATACTTGTATAGACAATTAAACAATCAGTGCGCATATGGAGTCAGCGCACAACTCCTAGATGGAAAACAAGTGTCTCTTGTCTTTCCCAGTTAAGCTCAGAGTCCGGCTCTCTGCAGAAAATCACTGAGTGAGTGAGACTTGTCTTCAAACTGTGCTCAGAACTGCTGAgataactttttatttaaactcaTCGGCCTATTTTATGAGCCCTTTTATTGGTACAAGGTTTAATAGTTTTTACTGCACGGTTCAAAATCttcaatcaataaaatcaattaaaaactgtaaaaatggtCATTTGGTTCATAATCTTATGTGCAGGCAATAGAATTTGGCTTGAACAATCAATAGATTTATTATATTTCCTTTCATAGGTACAGAATCTGATTATAACATGTgcataaaataatttttgtttgGAGAAGTGACAATGCCAGAAAAGATGGAGAGCGGTTTCTAGCTGAGCTGTGCAACAAGGATCAATTTATATTTAGATGTTCCTTCTTGAGAAAATGCTTTGCAGGGTAAAATTTGTGTAGGGGGTCATTTTAAAGGAAACCTCTGTACtcttttaaaattaataaagttgtttgtGAGGCAACGACGAAACTGATTGACAGAGTATTGTCAGGAAAGGCGCTCCAGTGTGCAGGGACACAAAGCTTCGGGACAATCTCCCTCTGAAACACAGAACCAGTCGCTCTTTTATTGATGGTAAGGAACAAAATTTGTGTTCctttgtgtttcattcagttttggTGTAACCTCAACTCTAAACCACAGAAACATCAGCTTCCTTTGAAAAATCCTACCGAACCATCAGGAATAGCCCACATTACCAGAGCAGCTTCTTTTGGCTGACTGatgggaaaaatgaaatgagaaataaattcaTAGTTCATACGACGAGCATTAGCTGACTCAGCAAAATTTTCAGTCAGAACAattcttcataaaaaaaaaaaaaaaaatcttatttttacacaaaatatCACCAGTATTTCAGAGATAATGACTTTGTGGTGAAAAATTGTGCTTATAAATTAAATTGCACGCCAATGTAGCCTGTTTGTGATAATCACAGTTTAACtggtatttcatttattttataattgcATACCAATAGGTGTAGGAGTATGGACTGATTTTCTCCCCTAGTGagggtttgtttatttatttatttagttagttagttagttcgttagttagttagttggaTAGATATTTTGAATCTGCTTTTCTAATTAGTTTTGTATAGGTTAATTGCATGACATTTAAAAGgacaaaatacaacacaggATACTTGCATCTCTGACCACTCACCAAGGTTAATATACAATCCAGCATAAATAGTAAGGCTACAGGTTGTTTATTGTGTGAAGTGTAATTATGTAATTAGTGTAATTACGTTAttgtattaattattaattatgttatttgttttatgtgtatttttaagCATGTGGAGTTTCATACAAAATCTAGTACActtgtaaaatgacaataaaggttTCTATTATGCATAACCCTACCATATAGTGGTCTGTCTGATTAGCAAGAAAgcttccattttcattttccacaaaCTAAGAAAAATATGACACccaaggaggaaaaaaggattTTCTAATAACCCTTTGTTGATGCTCAGTAGCTCAAACTTCCACCTTCAAAATTTACACTATCAAACAAGAGTAAATGCTGTGTTGGTACCTGCAGGTGATTCTTTACTCTAACAGGTTAATTTACAAACATGACCTGTATTCTGGCCAAAAGTAGTCATACAGTTAAAATGAGGATGTTGGTCCagttttaaaattatgtttccAGACCTGTTCTACTGGTTGCTTCTCAGTGCAGTCACatatttctcacatttttaGTCGTTTTTTCATCTGAAGAAGCTGAAGACAGTTTTGTGCACAGGTTGGATAAGAGAAGAAGACACTAGTCCTTTGGGTTCATTTACACTTATCTGACATTAATGCTCAGTTTTGACCAATTCAAATGCTTACAGAGAGGTAAGGCATGTGTGCCGTGTTTGAATAGCCTCCATATGGGAAATACTGTGGTATAAATGCCCTTACAACTGGTTAGAAAACCCACTA from Myripristis murdjan chromosome 9, fMyrMur1.1, whole genome shotgun sequence encodes:
- the LOC115365679 gene encoding gamma-glutamyl hydrolase, whose translation is MSSKGFAAYACLVFVCCCSNALPTRSNPEAANQRPVIGVLTQMVVDEVMKPFGKTYIPSAYVKYIESGGSRVLPIRLTHTTAEYEKIFRSINGLLFIGGSVDLEKSDYARVAKIFYKLAVTANNAGDFFPIWGTCMGMQILTVLVAGESLMTNTTAENISLPLNLTEEAYSSRMFQDFPTEVMRALTQEPLTANFHNYGVLVKTFQENEKLQKFFSILSTNIAENGAHFVSTIEGKKYPFYGVQWHPEVNRFQWDSNHNFPHSTNAIKVSSLLAEFFVNEGRRSLHDFDKAEGAASSLIYSYTPVFAGNFTGYEQIYFF